In a single window of the Drosophila albomicans strain 15112-1751.03 chromosome 3, ASM965048v2, whole genome shotgun sequence genome:
- the LOC117569490 gene encoding LOW QUALITY PROTEIN: probable serine/threonine-protein kinase tsuA (The sequence of the model RefSeq protein was modified relative to this genomic sequence to represent the inferred CDS: deleted 1 base in 1 codon), producing MLLQFMLLNARIIFILMVMLALVTTTCAKADEFILTLKTHNNRALHINAQGRVSAEDISLAQSFKMEGVGDVFDEDFKISIYAKDVDYYLCFAQGKLVGKRNVTNDCHFKETMDRGYYQYTNAYNPQLRVGIKRNSRPYGPRDQLKPRRLRNVCFLFNLVNAKDFRSNLDAWARSSSSSTTTSTTTTTTTTTSTTTSTTTTTTPSPMVEAVTKRARGKHQSRVQPATTTKRITATSINSDSSSTHNNHNNNNNNSLKSYNQANSDALREQQIMKHNKEHQQRMQRVQHRQRQKQSHRQNQKQKQRLRLSNASSNAAGAMQKPQPKNLMVRHHHNNATLQEQRRRRRMQRRRQQQQQQQEEEEEEQQQRRQQSAEQLPTASSSSSSSYTATAASTALTATVSLAPSALNLFAMLAASRRKRGRRKRATSGGSNGGGADMDMQLVEQTSQQQQQQLQQQQQDVVDAELHNEYSKAYVNSNLKLMQKQILHLNSNSPNVNNAIPALPKNYNYLYSNEDYNMNTKSSTTDSSSLDTSPKFDSPNSHSHSHSDSHSDNDNDSHNDSHSDSQLRESRESFNFEENIDNNLKEQVNNDRIEAATVAATADDDDDDVVLLVVATNRNHIDANNINDDRQGNNRNDNNNNNNNNNIQSSSDESQQEEDQLQSSLTGFQLQQQQQLQQAQQQQQQQPNIINLNANINVVNDDNDDHRNHNSNYNEQFANDDETIRIQNKYETHIVQYKPDVFI from the exons GTAATGCTTGCTCTTGTAACGACAACATGTGCAAAAGCCGACGAATTCATACTAACACTCAAGACCCACAACAATCGGGCGCTGCACATCAATGCCCAGGGCAGAGTGTCGGCAGAAGATATATCACTGGCAC aATCCTTCAAAATGGAAGGTGTTGGCGATGTTTTCGACGAGGATTTCAAAATCAGCATCTACGCCAAGGATGTGGACTATTACTTGTGCTTCGCCCAAGGCAAACTTGTTGGAAAG AGAAACGTCACAAACGATTGTCACTTCAAGGAGACCATGGATCGGGGCTATTACCAATACACCAATGCCTACAATCCACAGCTGAGAGTGGGCATCAAGCGCAATTCTCGGCCCTATGGGCCTAGGGATCAGCTGAAGCCGAGGCGGTTGCGAAATGTTTGCTTCTTGTTCAACCTTGTGAATGCCAAAGACTTTCGCAGCAATTTGGACGCCTGGGCGagaagcagtagcagcagtaCAACAAcgagcaccacaacaacaaccacaacaacaacatcgacaaccacatcgactacaacaacaacaacgcccaGTCCAATGGTCGAGGCAGTGACAAAGCGAGCACGTGGCAAGCACCAGAGTCGCgtgcagccagcaacaacaacaaaaagaataacagcaacaagtaTTAATAGCGATAGTTCTTCTAcccacaacaaccacaacaacaacaacaacaatagcctTAAGTCCTACAACCAAGCGAACAGCGATGCGCTGCGTGAGCAACAGATTATGAAACACAATAAGGAGCATCAGCAGCGTATGCAGCGCGTGCAACATCGCCAGCGACAGAAGCAATCGCATCGCCAGAATCAAAAGCAGAAACAGCGACTGCGTCTGAGCAATGCCAGCTCCAATGCTGCTGGTGCGATGCAGAAGCCGCAGCCTAAGAATTTGATGGTGCGTCACCATCACAACAATGCAACGTTGCAGGAGCAACGACGCCGCCGACGCATGCAACGCcgtcggcagcagcagcagcagcaacaggaggaagaggaagaggaacaacagcagcggcggcaacaaTCCGCTGAGCAATTGCCAACAGCgtcgtcctcctcctcgtcctcgtacacggcaacagcagcatcgacGGCGTTGACAGCAACCGTTTCGCTGGCGCCATCGGCGCTCAATCTGTTCGCCATGCTGGCGGCGAGTCGACGTAAGCGGGGTCGCCGAAAACGTGCCACGTCCGGTGGCAGCAACGGAGGCGGTGCTGACATGGATATGCAGCTGGTGGAGCAGACatcccagcagcaacagcaacagctacagcagcagcagcaggatgtTGTCGATGCTGAGCTACACAATGAATACTCAAAAGCCTATGTTAATagtaatttaaagttaatgcaaaaacaaatactacatttaaatagtAATAGCCCTAATGTTAATAATGCAATACCTGCCTTGCcaaaaaactacaactacttGTACAGTAACGAGGATTATAATATGAATACTAAAAGTAGCACGACTGATTCTAGTAGTTTAGACACTAGCCCTAAGTTCGATAGTCCAAATAGCCATAGCCATAGCCATAGCGATAGCCAtagcgataacgataacgatagcCATAACGATAGCCATAGCGATAGCCAGTTGAGAGAGTCGAGGGAGTCGTTCAATTTCGAAGAGAACATTGACAATAATCTTAAGGAGCAAGTGAATAACGATCGAATTGAAGCTGCCACAGTGGCAGCaactgctgatgatgatgatgatgatgttgttcttcttgttgttgccacaaatCGCAATCATATTGATGCTAATAATATAAACGACGATCGACAAGGCAACAACAGGaatgataacaacaacaataataataataataatattcaaagtaGTAGTGATGAAAGCCAGCAAGAAGAAGATCAGCTGCAGAGTTCCTTAACTGGTtttcaactgcagcaacagcaacagttgcaacaagca cagcagcagcaacaacaacaacctaatattattaatttaaatgcaaatattaatgtTGTTAACGATGATAACGATGATCATCGTAATCACAATAGTAATTATAATGAGCAATTTGCGAATGACGATGAAACGATacgaattcaaaataaatatgaaacacATATAGTACAATACAAACCTGACGTATTCATTTGA